One Vicugna pacos chromosome 31, VicPac4, whole genome shotgun sequence genomic region harbors:
- the LOC140690668 gene encoding disintegrin and metalloproteinase domain-containing protein 25-like has translation MAVGEALAHVRTTLPLLLWSQLLLLLSGSSCVGHAQRHSPPEVVIPLRVTHTGRGVKPPGWLSYSLRVGGRKHVLHMKVNKHLFSQHFPVFTYDDQHALLQEQPFVQNDCYYQGHVEGDPESLVALSTCLRGFRGILQINNVVYEIQPKRLSTSFEHLLYRMDKEETQLPPMRCGLTDEEIARQLKFQESVEPTLMQSGYEGWWTHRRFLELAVVVDHNRYLHHESNTSKVQDEVCLTVNVIDNILSTIDVHVVLIGIEIWSEQNYLATDDIDDLLSEFCVWKLSGFNVRLPHDVAHIFVKADFGITVGLAYVGSVCQQQHNCGVDSILDDNLNSLGFIVSHELGHNLGMKHDDNTCTCGHKRCVMYPSKSLIHKFSNCSYAYYWDTVRRKSCLNLLPKKESIFTYTRCGNSVLEEGEDCDCGSLQTCTKDPCCQPDCTLTPGAACAFGLCCDNCTFRPPGFLCRKEENECDLPEWCNGTSYQCPEDVYRQDGTSCTGGGYCYEKRCNNRNEQCRQIFGKEAKSADQNCYREANTRGDRFGNCGVRVTSYVKCDTSDILCGRVQCENVTKVPVLRDHTTVRWTHFNGVTCWGTDYHFGMTIPDAGEVKDGTECGAGRICVQRKCVLMSTLKSSCSPETCNTNGVCNSRHHCHCHFGWAPPSCLDEGSGGSVDSGPPPQKPEVKKENMLGKRYLLLLLLIPFFILLCLLIFLFMRRKKSQTMKQRRRFQTRLRRER, from the coding sequence ATGGCTGTGGGTGAGGCCCTGGCACACGTGAGGACCACTCTCCCACTGCTACTCTGGTCGCAGCTGCTTCTGTTGCTTTCTGGATCGTCCTGTGTTGGACACGCCCAACGCCACAGTCCTCCAGAAGTGGTCATACCCTTGAGGGTGACACACACTGGCAGGGGCGTGAAGCCTCCAGGCTGGCTCTCCTACAGCCTGCGTGTCGGCGGCCGGAAACACGTTCTTCACATGAAGGTCAACAAGCATTTGTTCTCTCAACACTTCCCAGTGTTCACCTACGATGACCAGCATGCTCTCCTGCAGGAACAGCCCTTTGTCCAGAATGACTGCTACTACCAGGGCCATGTGGAGGGGGACCCAGAATCCCTGGTTGCCCTCAGTACATGTTTGAGGGGCTTTCGAGGAATACTACAGATAAATAACGTTGTTTATGAAATCCAGCCCAAAAGGCTTTCTACCTCATTTGAACACCTGCTATATAGAATGGACAAGGAGGAGACACAGCTCCCACCCATGAGATGTGGGTTAACAGACGAAGAAATAGCACGACAACTGAAGTTCCAAGAGAGTGTTGAGCCCACTTTGATGCAAAGTGGGTATGAAGGCTGGTGGACCCACAGGCGTTTTCTGGAACTGGCAGTGGTGGTGGACCACAATCGGTACCTTCATCATGAAAGTAATACCTCAAAAGTGCAGGATGAAGTATGCCTTACTGTCAATGTAATAGATAACATTTTAAGTACAATAGATGTTCATGTGGTTTTAATTGGAATTGAAATCTGGTCTGAACAAAATTACCTTGCAACAGATGACATAGACGACCTCCTGAGTGAATTTTGTGTTTGGAAGTTATCAGGTTTCAATGTCCGCTTGCCCCATGATGTTGCACACATTTTTGTAAAAGCAGACTTTGGCATTACCGTTGGCTTAGCCTATGTTGGCTCAGTATGTCAGCAACAACATAACTGTGGAGTTGACAGCATCCTGGATGATAACTTAAATAGTTTGGGATTTATTGTGTCACATGAGCTTGGTCATAACTTGGGCATGAAACATGATGATAACACATGCACATGCGGGCATAAAAGGTGCGTAATGTACCCAAGTAAATCACTGATACATAAATTTAGCAACTGCAGTTACGCCTATTATTGGGACACTGTTAGAAGGAAATCCTGTTTGAACCTTTTACCAAAGAAAGAGAGTATCTTCACGTACACACGCTGTGGGAACAGTGTGCTTGAGGAAGGAGAAGACTGTGACTGTGGCTCCTTACAGACGTGTACAAAAGATCCCTGCTGTCAGCCAGACTGCACTCTGACACCTGGGGCCGCCTGTGCTTTTGGGCTTTGCTGTGACAACTGCACATTCAGGCCACCAGGCTTCCTgtgcagaaaagaggaaaatgagtgTGATCTTCCAGAGTGGTGCAATGGGACATCCTACCAGTGTCCAGAAGACGTGTACAGGCAGGATGGGACCTCCTGCACGGGCGGGGGCTACTGCTATGAAAAGAGATGCAACAATCGCAATGAACAGTGCAGGCAAATCTTTGGCAAAGAGGCCAAGAGTGCAGATCAGAACTGCTACAGGGAAGCAAATACCCGAGGTGACCGTTTTGGTAACTGTGGTGTCAGAGTCACTTCATATGTAAAATGTGACACCTCAGATATCCTGTGTGGGAGGGTCCAGTGTGAGAATGTGACCAAAGTTCCCGTTCTGAGAGATCACACGACTGTGCGCTGGACTCACTTCAATGGAGTCACCTGCTGGGGTACAGACTACCACTTTGGGATGACCATACCTGACGCTGGCGAAGTGAAAGACGGCACAGAGTGTGGTGCAGGACGGATCTGCGTCCAAAGAAAGTGTGTCCTGATGTCCACTTTGAAAAGCAGTTGCTCACCTGAGACCTGCAATACGAATGGAGTCTGTAACAGCAGAcatcactgccactgccacttcGGGTGGGCCCCCCCCAGCTGCCTGGACGAAGGCAGCGGAGGCAGTGTGGACAGTGGCCCACCCCCTCAAAAACCAgaagtcaaaaaagaaaatatgctgGGCAAGAGATATCTGCTACTATTACTGctaattcctttttttattttattgtgtctgttaatttttctttttatgagacGCAAGAAAAGCCAGACGATGAAGCAGAGGAGACGGTTCCAAACACGACTAAGACGAGAAAGGTAA